From one Opitutaceae bacterium genomic stretch:
- a CDS encoding DoxX family protein: protein MRAWLQKFESFAARQRAAVFLLRVSTGVLLCWYHGIPKLVAAHGYFTAGEPWKDVGLVAELGLPFPALSALAAGLIQSLGSILMAAGLYTRTAAVLIASTLFVAVVINLMHGKDNQVAFLYLFASLTIVLQAASHAGNPKPA from the coding sequence ATGAGGGCGTGGTTGCAAAAGTTCGAGAGCTTCGCCGCCAGACAACGAGCCGCGGTGTTTCTCCTCCGCGTTTCAACGGGTGTGCTGCTTTGCTGGTATCACGGCATTCCGAAGCTTGTCGCCGCGCACGGGTATTTCACCGCCGGTGAACCCTGGAAGGATGTGGGCTTGGTTGCTGAGCTTGGCCTGCCCTTTCCCGCGTTGTCGGCGCTTGCGGCTGGCCTGATTCAAAGTCTTGGGTCGATCCTTATGGCTGCGGGCTTATACACCCGTACCGCCGCAGTCCTCATCGCGTCGACACTCTTTGTGGCAGTTGTGATCAACCTCATGCATGGCAAGGACAATCAAGTTGCTTTCCTCTACCTGTTTGCTTCCCTAACCATCGTCCTTCAAGCGGCATCCCACGCTGGCAACCCGAAGCCGGCATAG
- a CDS encoding hydrolase translates to MSQYHKLYTAKDTAVVFIDHQPQMTFGVANIDRSTLINNVVLLAKVAKEFGVPAILTAVETESFSGYIWPQLLDVFPGQEVVERTSMNSWDDEGFRAAIRATGKKNIIMTGLWTEVCVTWPTIEMLGEGYNIYVVDDCCGATSPAAHEAALSRMVQAGAIRVTTIAALLEFQRDWAHREHYGPLMDILKPHAGAYGVGVEYAYTMVHKAPQSAAKPHVVRKTGKSAH, encoded by the coding sequence ATGTCCCAGTACCACAAACTCTACACTGCCAAAGATACCGCCGTCGTCTTCATCGATCACCAGCCGCAGATGACCTTCGGCGTGGCAAACATCGATCGCAGCACCCTTATCAACAATGTCGTCCTCCTGGCGAAAGTGGCGAAGGAGTTCGGTGTTCCCGCGATCCTGACCGCAGTCGAAACGGAGAGCTTCTCGGGCTACATCTGGCCCCAGTTGCTCGATGTGTTTCCAGGTCAGGAGGTCGTGGAACGCACAAGTATGAACTCCTGGGATGACGAGGGTTTCCGCGCTGCGATCCGCGCGACCGGAAAAAAGAACATTATCATGACAGGCCTTTGGACGGAGGTCTGTGTCACGTGGCCAACCATCGAGATGCTCGGAGAAGGCTATAACATCTACGTCGTAGACGATTGTTGCGGTGCGACGTCGCCCGCGGCCCATGAGGCGGCCCTGAGTCGGATGGTCCAAGCGGGTGCGATTCGCGTGACGACTATTGCCGCGCTGCTGGAGTTCCAGCGCGATTGGGCCCACCGCGAGCACTATGGCCCGCTCATGGATATCCTGAAGCCGCATGCGGGAGCCTACGGAGTCGGTGTTGAGTACGCCTACACAATGGTGCACAAGGCCCCGCAATCTGCAGCGAAGCCTCACGTTGTTCGGAAGACGGGCAAATCCGCACATTGA
- a CDS encoding amidohydrolase, with protein MTSKPDLILFNGKIATMDSSDSFVEAVAVAGERIHSAGPTREILALKGDATQLIDLRGRTVIPGLHDTHIHVIRGGLNYNLELRWDGVRSLADALDMLRLQVARTPAPQWVRVVGGWSEFQFAERRMPTLEEINKLAPETPVFILHLYCRALLNRAALRACGYDRNTQVPPGCELQRDSNGEPTGLLIARPNALLLYATLAKGPKLPPEYQLNSTRHFMRELNRLGLTSIIDAGGGYQNYPDDYAIIQKLHNEGQLTLRIAYNLFTQRPREELADFQKWASIAKPGQGDRMLRLNGAGEMLVFSAADFEDFLEPRPDLAASLESELKRVVVFLVSNRWPFRLHATYNESISRFLDVFEEVNREVPFDGLHWFFDHAETISQKNIDRVKALGGGIAVQHRMAFQGEYFAAQYGSEAARETPPIRRMLDSGVPVAAGTDATRVANYNPWDSLYWLSTGRTVGGMPLFGDENCCSRHEALRLYTAAGAWFANAEEKLGTLEAGQLADLVVLSKDYFSVADQEVREIQSILTLLGGKVVYASDEYTPLGPGELPVTTDWSPVRDFGGYGAPRYYATRAKPGHLHHSACGCGSLETQLRSVARTRDPRTHASGCEWGRTGFFGGGCDCFAF; from the coding sequence ATGACCTCAAAACCGGACCTCATTCTCTTCAACGGTAAGATCGCAACGATGGATTCGAGTGATTCCTTTGTTGAAGCAGTTGCAGTTGCAGGCGAACGCATTCACTCGGCCGGACCCACGCGTGAGATCCTCGCACTGAAAGGAGATGCAACACAACTCATCGACCTGCGTGGACGCACCGTCATTCCCGGGCTTCATGACACGCACATACATGTGATCCGCGGCGGTCTTAACTATAACCTGGAGCTGCGCTGGGATGGGGTCCGGTCCCTCGCGGATGCGCTCGACATGCTGCGGTTGCAGGTGGCACGAACCCCGGCTCCGCAGTGGGTCCGTGTGGTCGGCGGATGGAGCGAATTTCAGTTTGCAGAGCGACGGATGCCGACACTTGAGGAGATAAACAAGCTCGCTCCTGAGACCCCCGTTTTCATCCTGCACCTCTATTGCCGGGCGTTGTTGAACCGTGCAGCCCTGCGGGCGTGCGGTTATGATCGAAACACGCAGGTTCCGCCTGGGTGTGAACTGCAGCGCGACTCCAACGGGGAACCAACTGGCCTCTTGATCGCACGTCCCAACGCGTTGCTTCTCTACGCCACCTTGGCGAAGGGTCCGAAGCTGCCGCCCGAATATCAATTGAACTCCACCCGACATTTCATGCGGGAACTTAATCGCCTCGGCCTCACCAGCATCATCGATGCCGGTGGCGGGTATCAGAATTATCCCGACGATTATGCGATCATTCAGAAGCTGCATAATGAAGGCCAGTTGACGCTGCGCATAGCGTACAACCTGTTCACCCAACGCCCGCGCGAGGAACTCGCCGATTTTCAGAAGTGGGCGAGCATCGCGAAACCGGGGCAGGGGGACAGGATGTTGAGGCTCAATGGTGCGGGCGAGATGCTCGTATTCAGCGCCGCAGACTTTGAGGATTTTCTCGAGCCACGTCCGGATCTCGCTGCTTCGCTTGAATCGGAACTCAAGCGAGTGGTCGTCTTTCTCGTGTCGAATCGCTGGCCTTTCCGGTTGCACGCGACCTATAACGAATCGATCTCGCGCTTCCTCGACGTCTTCGAGGAAGTAAACCGGGAGGTGCCCTTCGACGGGCTACATTGGTTCTTTGATCACGCAGAAACGATCAGCCAGAAGAACATCGATCGCGTCAAGGCGCTTGGTGGGGGGATAGCCGTCCAGCACCGCATGGCATTCCAAGGCGAGTATTTCGCGGCGCAATACGGAAGCGAGGCTGCGCGAGAAACACCTCCCATTCGTCGTATGCTCGATTCGGGAGTTCCGGTTGCAGCCGGAACGGACGCGACTCGGGTAGCAAACTATAATCCGTGGGACTCCCTCTACTGGCTATCCACCGGTCGAACAGTTGGAGGCATGCCTTTATTTGGCGATGAGAACTGCTGCAGCAGGCACGAGGCCCTACGGCTTTACACTGCGGCCGGAGCCTGGTTCGCGAACGCCGAGGAGAAGCTCGGCACCTTGGAGGCGGGGCAGCTCGCTGACCTGGTTGTTTTGTCCAAGGATTACTTTTCCGTAGCGGACCAAGAAGTTAGAGAAATCCAGTCCATACTCACGCTCCTTGGCGGCAAGGTGGTGTATGCTTCCGACGAATACACACCACTCGGCCCGGGAGAGCTGCCTGTCACTACTGATTGGTCGCCGGTCCGCGATTTCGGGGGCTACGGCGCGCCGCGATATTATGCCACCCGCGCCAAGCCTGGACACCTGCACCACTCCGCCTGCGGCTGCGGAAGTCTTGAGACCCAGTTGCGGTCCGTTGCGCGGACTCGGGACCCGCGCACCCATGCATCGGGATGCGAGTGGGGGCGCACCGGCTTTTTTGGAGGGGGCTGTGACTGTTTCGCTTTTTGA